Genomic DNA from Hyperolius riggenbachi isolate aHypRig1 chromosome 10, aHypRig1.pri, whole genome shotgun sequence:
ggtggagggtgatcagatggtgTCGGTTAAGGAGGAAGAATTTTCTGTCGATATCAGCACAGGTAAATGCTTAAGAAATGAAAATGTAtgaatctttattattattattattatttagtatttatatatatatatatatatatatatatatatatagcgctgacatattacgcagcgctgtacagagtatattgtcttgtcacttaactgtccctcagaggggctcacaatctaattcctaccatagtcatatgtctatgcatgtatcatgtagtgcatgtatcgcagtctacggccaatttaggggaaagccagtcaacgtatctgtatgtttgtgggaggaaactggagtgcccggaggaaacccacaggaTGTCCTCCCTGTCGGTTTCCTCCagtcactccagtttcctcccacaaacatacagatacgttaattggctttcccataAATTGGACGTAGACTGAAAACGCCACGCAGatcgtgccctggctgagattaaaACCAGGGACACAGCAAGGCGAAAGAGCTaagcactacaccaccgtgctgcccctttaCAATTTAGAGCCACAGGAAGGACCCAATCCAATGACAACTATAGCTAGCGTTAAAGGCTAGCAATCGTATAACACATGAACATATTTATTTGCATGAttcatttgttaaaaaaatattgtgctccaGTTACTCCACctcaaaaataagaaaagggggggatgtgggaggagcctGAGAGTCACTTATATTGTGTAGTATGTACACAGCAGGAaggtggggagaacaaacctGACCCCACTTGGGTTATAAAAGTCACTCTCTCTGCAGGATCTGGAATGCAAGACAGAAAATAGAGCGcactcagggagcagtgtagtaGCTGGCAAGCCCATATAGGTTTGTCCAGCAGCAGGGCTTTTGTTCCTCTTGCCAGGGACTGGGCTTGGCAATTTAGCTGATCCTCCTCTGTGGTAGATAAAACATGGTTCTGCTGGTACTCCTTGTTCTGCTATAGGCAGCTGCACTACAGACTGTGGCAGTGAGGTCTGACCACACGGCAGAACAAGCacacagtataacatcatagtaccaacaaatgaggaggagatactgtacaccataggaaaggcccatctccattcctcagtataacatcatagtaccaacaaatgaggagaagatactgtacaccatatgaaaggcccatcttcattcctcagtataacatcatagtaccaacacatgaggaggagatactgtacaccatatgaaaggcccatctccattcctcgacataacatcatagtaccaacaaatgagaaggagatactgtacaccatatgaatgaaaggcccatctccatacctcagtataacatcatagcaccaacaaatgaggaggagatactgtacaccatatgaaaggcccatctccattcctcagtataacatcatagtaccaacaaatgaggaggagatactgtacatcatatgaaaggcgcatctccattcctcagtataacatcatagtaccaacaaatgaggagatactgtacaccatataaaaTGTCCATTCCTTAGTATAACATCATAACAACAAATGAGGATGATGATAGTTAGTATGTTATTAGAAATGGGGCCATTCCATGTCAGAGCTCCATAAAACCAGACTGTTGATGACCGCATACACGACTCATGAttgcaaaaaaatgaaatatatttACTTTCAGTATTACATTTTCCCCTGTAGATGGCCATTACATTGGTAGCCCCTCGGAGGGACATCTTATCTCACCTCCAGATGATGCTGCAGAAGATAATGGTGTCACACAATGTTCTCCAGGAGGAAACCCCATTACCGGAAATACACATCACAGACTTTACCATGAGGAGAGATCACCGGATCCCTCTAATCCTGAAGATTCTTCTGATAGATCCCATTCTGTTATCTCAGGTATTGATGTAAGATCTTATAGTACTGGTGGAGATAACGATCTGTGTAGTTCTCAGGACTCCTCTGCCGGTACATCTCATACCATTGGGAATGGTAGCGATAAGATGTTTCCGTGTTCTGAATGTAGTAAATGTTTTACAAGGAAAGCGTGTCTTACCCTACACCAAAGAGTTCACACTGGTGAACGCCCTTTTttttgctcagagtgtgggaaatcttttgcCCACAAATCGCATCTTGTCAGACACCAGAGATGCCACACTGGAGAGCGGCCCTATGTCTGTTCAGAGTGCGGGATTGCTTTCTCCTACAAAGTAAGCCTTCACAAACACTTGAGACTTCACACTGGTGAGCGTCTATTtcattgttcagagtgtgggaaatctttccTCCAGGAAGCACACCTATTTAGACACCAGATAAATCACACAGGTGAGGCGGCTCCCTTTACATGTTCAGAGTGCGGGGAAAGTTTCAGTTACAAAGAAGATCTTTTTGGACATTTAAGGACTCACTCAGGTGTGCGCTTGTTtccatgctcagagtgtgggaaagttcTTTTTAATGAAGCAGTTTTCCTTACACATCAGAAAAAACACAGAGATAAGCAGCTGTTTCCTTGttcggagtgtgggaaatgtttcactgaAAAGAGGACCTTAGTCAGACACAAACAAATTCACACCAAGGTCAGTCCAtattcctgttcagagtgtgggaaatgtttccatgAAAAGGGAAACCTTCATCGACATCAAAGCATTCACACAAGTGACCATCATTTGCATTCAGAGAATAGAAAAGATGAGACTCAGAAAGAGTGTACTCTTTCATGTTCAGACTGTGTGAAAAGTTTCAACAATAAAGCTAGCCTCCTTAGACACCAGAAAACTCACACCGATGAAAGGCTTttttcatgtccagagtgtgggaaaagcttcACTCGCAGAGGGGGTCTGCACAGACACCAGTTgattcacacaggtgagcggccGTTtgaatgtccagagtgtgggaaaggcttcACTCAGAAAGGAGGCCTTTTCAAACACCAGAGGAGACACACGGGGGAGCGGCccttttcctgttcagagtgcgggaaatgTTTCACAGAGTCAGATGGCCTCTTTAGACACCAAAAgattcacacaggagagcgtcctttttcatgttcagagtgtgggaaagcctTTGCTCTGAAAGACAGCCTAATGAAACACCACAGGAGGCACACAGGTGAGCGGCCCTTTTTAtgcacagagtgtgggaaatgttttgcagagaGTTCTGATCTGTCAAAGCATCGGAAAATGCATGCTAGGAAAATGCAGAGTTGCTGATGGTGAGGCGACAGGTCAGTATATTCCACGTGTAAAATTGTTGCTAAACTATAAGGGCATCCTATAGAATATAAGTGACATGCGGTGGGCAGAGTCTCCTGCTgctttctttatttttctttagGGCCGGTAGTTAGGAAAGGGTAATTTCCAAAATATGGAGACAGACTGTAATAATAGTAGGAAATGGGTTCCAACCCTTTTTCCCAGTATCAAAAACCTTACATATTTTTCAACTTTTTTGCCCTTATAGTAAACCTGAGATTAAACAAACACAagtttttatacttacctggagcttcctgtaGCTCCCCTGTAGTCTGTGGCCTCCTCTGGTGTGCATCCGCTCCTGTCCATTCTCTTGCTCAGCCTGGGGATCGAGGACCTTTGTGCTTGCCAGGCCCTGGCTATGTGCCTCTTTGGCCGTGCTTCCATGACCGCGAGTGTTCGCCGCTAGTGTTAATACTGGTGTCTGCACCCTAGACGGCCTTCCAGTGGTGTACCTAGACTATTTTGCAACCGGTGCTGATTACTTACAGACTACCCCCCTGGTgagaatgggtgtggtcatgaaaggATGCAGGCAGAGCTAACTGCAATGTAACAGtacaatgcaaagacagtgggccagaGTTTTTTCCTAAAACACATATAAAGTGACcttaaagtcccccccccccctacagataACGCCTCCCCCCACATAAATAAAGCAGTGGTTTCTTCCCTTCCCTTTTTCCCCAAAAAGCAtcctttccccaatgatgatgtgCTAAAAGGGCAGATTTGTATAATGGATCCCTCCCCTCTGCCAAATATAGTTTCCTGGTGCCAGTGCTCTCGCCCTCCTCCCCAATACATTGTCGCTGGTGCTAGTGGTCTCATCACTCTGATTCCCTCCataaagcttccctggtgattTTCCTCTCTCCCTACCCTGGTTGTGTCAGTGTCTCCCGTTGTGTTACTGTGCTCCCCCGGCTGAGGCAAAGCTGGGAGTGACTCCGGAGTCCTGTGCTGCTGCCTTTGTCTGATgtgcctgcactcccccagctgccATGTTATGCAGAGTAATGCATAAGCGGAAGCCTTACTTATCTCACCTGCTCCTTTGGAGTCCAGcaatgtgcctcctcctgtcaccTCTGAGTATCAGATCAGTGAATGTCCATAGAGTATTCGATCTCAGTGACTATCCATAGAGTCTCGGATCTCAGTGAATCTCAGTAGAATATCAGATCTCAGTGAACCTCAGTAGAGTAtcagatctcagtgaatctccgTAGAGTATCAGATCTCAGTTTATATCCGTAGAGTATCAGATTTCAATGCATCTCCATAGAGTATGAGATCTCAGTGATCTCTATAGAGTAAAAATCCTCTATGAATGTCAATATCAAACCATGCTGAATCTTCCCAGAGTACCGAATCTCTGCAATCTCTTTAGAGCACtagatctcagtgaatctctgtagaacTCCAAATCGCATTGAGTTTCTGTAGAACACCAAGTCTCAGTGTATCTTTGCAGACCTCCAAATCTCTGTAGACCGCCAGATCTCAGTGTATCTCTGTAGAGTACCAGATTTCTATAGAGCATCACATCTCACTGAATCTCAGTAGAaaacttagggctcgattcacaaagcggtgataactcagttatcacgcctaaaagactttaggcgtgataacctttgcactagcaaagttatcaccgctttgtgctctaactcgcgcgaagataCCGTGCGTACGCGCGAacacgcgcgcgcaaagtcccatagggcttaatgggagcttcgcgcgaagcgccgggtgaTGCGCGCGCACCTGCGCGCGCAAAaagctttgcgcgcggaaaattcgcgcgagtttcttcttataggggttttcactcgcgtgcaaacactttgcaccgctttgtgaatcaggcccttaatcTCATTGAATCTCAATAGAATACCAGATCTCGGTGACTGATGAGTGTTAGGTCATGAGAGACAAGATCCTAAAGAGGCAATAAATATTTCAGGATTTAACTTTTAtagtaaatatcctggtttcagcatcagaaacacttccataCCATCTCTAGAGATATattttgctgtatattgataACTAGCCGTGCCCTACCAGTGATCCTCGGCCTAGGCTGTTAATTATGCAGAAttcaccctctctcccccccccccccttccttttccccagaacattctgggagatcagagaTCTTTTTTCTACTGCTTCAGAACTCTTAGTatgcaaacattccacagagatcacctgacaggactaaagatgccgccagctgtgataaatttcagaatgtagatcaaggaggggaaagattttgcaatgggaaaacactgactaaataatctataaatgaatacttttaaaaaataagcaatgtattcattactagtaaaaaggcccacccATTAAAAAAACGCTAGGCCATGGCCGCTACCACCCCCCAGCACGCGCACAGATGCGTCCTGCtcgcccattccccccccccccccattgtccaaagtatatgcacacagggagattttGCCTGCTTGGGAGTTGGAAAAAGCTTGTATTTCCTACaacgcaatgaggttcacagccaggaaactgtcaggtctggaagcacggacacaggaggccacacggacacaggaggacacaggaggccacacggacacaggaggacacaggaggccacacggacacaggaggacgcagcgacatgggttttattatataggatgttattttcactacagttcctcttaaagagagtctgaagccaattgaAATACTTGCTTTTATCTGCTATATGCAATAAGCAATATGCAATAAGCAATATGTGCagtgctgaaacgctgcattACAGCAAcagaacgagggctttataccccccaaatccccggggcaaaaatcggggagcgcttcctgtaagaggcagagctttgcactgtagctctgcctctgctgtagtcaatctgcgctgatcgccgcctctccccgcccctctcagtcttctttcacagagAAGGGCGGGAAGAGTCGGAGATCCGCACAGAGCTTGACTCCAGTAGAGTCAGAGCTACAGAACAAAGCTCTGCCTCGCCGGGCGGCAAAATCtacaacctggaaagtcgtggatatttgccccgggatttggggggtataaagccctcgttctgTCCCTGTAATGTGGCATTTCAGCACTGCTCATATTGCTTATTGCAAATAGCAGGAAAAAGCAAGTATTTAAAGTGgcgtcagactctctttaaatgtttaTTGTATTTTGTCCTCTTCCAGCAATCATCCTTTAAAGCACTTATATAACCTGTGTTATTATAAACAGAACGTGTCACTCAAACAAGA
This window encodes:
- the LOC137535095 gene encoding oocyte zinc finger protein XlCOF6-like; this encodes MMRTVKQEEMYVRNDQQPEENDMRIIKLEEEEMYMRSDQQSMEEGDMVRTNKEEEIYVRSDQKSVDEGDTMKTIKEEQMYVWSYLQGTENCDMIRTMKEEDTYMRSDQQSVEEGDMMRTFREEQEEETFVRSDQQSVEEGDMMRTFREEQEEETFVRSDQQSVEEGDMMRTFREEQEQETFAKSDQQTVVEGDQMVSVKEEEFSVDISTDGHYIGSPSEGHLISPPDDAAEDNGVTQCSPGGNPITGNTHHRLYHEERSPDPSNPEDSSDRSHSVISGIDVRSYSTGGDNDLCSSQDSSAGTSHTIGNGSDKMFPCSECSKCFTRKACLTLHQRVHTGERPFFCSECGKSFAHKSHLVRHQRCHTGERPYVCSECGIAFSYKVSLHKHLRLHTGERLFHCSECGKSFLQEAHLFRHQINHTGEAAPFTCSECGESFSYKEDLFGHLRTHSGVRLFPCSECGKVLFNEAVFLTHQKKHRDKQLFPCSECGKCFTEKRTLVRHKQIHTKVSPYSCSECGKCFHEKGNLHRHQSIHTSDHHLHSENRKDETQKECTLSCSDCVKSFNNKASLLRHQKTHTDERLFSCPECGKSFTRRGGLHRHQLIHTGERPFECPECGKGFTQKGGLFKHQRRHTGERPFSCSECGKCFTESDGLFRHQKIHTGERPFSCSECGKAFALKDSLMKHHRRHTGERPFLCTECGKCFAESSDLSKHRKMHARKMQSC